The following proteins come from a genomic window of Bradyrhizobium paxllaeri:
- a CDS encoding 3-hydroxybutyrate dehydrogenase — protein sequence MLKGKVAIVTGSTSGIGLGIARELARAGADLVLNGFGDAGEIEAIRRGVERDHDVRAVYDGADMSKGDAVRGLIAATVEKFGRLDILVNNAGIQFTAPVDEFPAAKWDAILSINLSAAFHGIAAAVPQMKKQRWGRIVNIASTHGLVASTHKAAYVAAKHGLVGLTKVVGLETAGSGVTCNAVCPGWVRTPLVEKQIGDIAAQRGISRKEASEELLAEKQPSLQFASPEQLGGTVVFLCSGAADQITGTTISVDGGWTAR from the coding sequence ATGTTGAAGGGCAAGGTAGCCATCGTCACCGGATCGACCAGCGGCATTGGATTAGGAATCGCCAGGGAGCTGGCGCGAGCCGGCGCCGATCTGGTGTTGAACGGTTTTGGTGACGCAGGCGAGATCGAGGCGATCCGCCGCGGGGTCGAGCGCGACCATGACGTGCGCGCCGTCTACGATGGCGCGGATATGTCCAAAGGAGATGCCGTGCGCGGATTGATCGCCGCGACGGTCGAGAAATTCGGACGCCTCGACATTCTGGTGAACAATGCCGGCATCCAGTTCACCGCGCCGGTGGATGAATTCCCGGCTGCCAAGTGGGATGCAATCCTCAGCATCAATCTGTCGGCCGCGTTCCACGGCATTGCCGCCGCGGTGCCGCAGATGAAAAAGCAACGCTGGGGACGGATCGTCAACATCGCTTCCACACACGGCCTTGTCGCCTCGACCCACAAGGCTGCCTATGTCGCAGCCAAGCACGGGCTGGTCGGCCTGACCAAGGTGGTCGGCCTCGAGACGGCCGGAAGCGGCGTCACCTGCAATGCCGTGTGTCCCGGTTGGGTGCGGACGCCCCTGGTCGAAAAGCAGATCGGCGATATCGCCGCGCAACGCGGCATCAGTCGGAAGGAAGCTAGCGAGGAGCTTCTTGCCGAGAAACAACCATCCCTGCAGTTTGCCTCGCCGGAGCAGCTTGGCGGCACCGTTGTGTTCCTGTGCTCCGGCGCGGCGGATCAGATCACGGGCACGACAATCTCCGTCGATGGCGGTTGGACAGCGCGGTAA
- a CDS encoding HlyD family secretion protein has protein sequence MSISSPKKRKMIGLLLCLGAVAVVAAGWTWVHASGEASTDNAYLRGDVTSLAPKVAGYVMAVEVEDNQTVKAGDVLFRIDDRDYRARLAQAQANVEAARARLTNVDADVQLQHAVIRQAEAQKRSNVAEMILATKASDRRRELIRTSAVSQAQVDESDAALARAEAGVSAASATVEAQQQRIAVLATQREAAVAALAQATAARDLAQIDLDNTVVHAPVNGVIGNRQVRVGRLVAPGASLIDIVPVNDVWVVANFKETQIERIRPGQRARITVDGYPNQTLDGVVDSFAPGSGSAFSLLPVDNATGNFIRVVQRVPVKIRFAGNPLPGRLVPGLSARVEIDLGSGS, from the coding sequence ATGAGCATTTCCTCGCCGAAGAAGAGAAAGATGATCGGCCTGCTGCTGTGCCTCGGCGCGGTGGCGGTCGTCGCTGCTGGATGGACCTGGGTTCATGCCAGCGGCGAGGCATCGACTGACAATGCCTACCTCCGTGGGGACGTGACCTCGCTCGCGCCAAAGGTTGCGGGCTACGTCATGGCCGTGGAGGTCGAGGACAACCAGACCGTCAAAGCGGGTGACGTCCTGTTCCGCATCGACGATCGGGACTATCGCGCACGGCTTGCGCAAGCTCAGGCCAATGTCGAAGCTGCGCGAGCTCGCCTCACCAATGTCGACGCGGACGTCCAGCTTCAGCACGCCGTCATTCGGCAGGCCGAGGCCCAAAAACGCTCGAACGTTGCCGAAATGATCCTGGCGACCAAGGCCTCCGATCGCCGCCGGGAGTTGATCCGCACCAGCGCGGTCAGCCAGGCCCAGGTCGACGAAAGTGACGCCGCGCTGGCGAGAGCGGAGGCAGGTGTATCGGCGGCGTCGGCAACGGTAGAGGCTCAGCAGCAACGCATCGCCGTGCTTGCTACTCAGCGCGAAGCTGCCGTCGCTGCCCTGGCGCAGGCAACGGCCGCGCGCGATCTCGCTCAGATCGACCTCGACAACACCGTCGTACATGCGCCCGTCAACGGCGTCATCGGCAACCGCCAGGTCCGCGTCGGCCGGCTTGTCGCGCCGGGCGCCTCCCTGATCGATATCGTGCCGGTGAACGACGTGTGGGTGGTCGCGAACTTCAAGGAAACCCAGATCGAGCGTATCCGGCCCGGTCAGCGCGCCCGCATCACCGTCGACGGCTATCCGAACCAGACGTTGGACGGCGTGGTGGACAGCTTTGCGCCCGGCAGCGGGTCTGCCTTCAGCCTCCTGCCGGTGGACAATGCCACGGGGAATTTCATTCGCGTCGTTCAGCGCGTGCCGGTGAAGATCCGGTTTGCCGGCAATCCATTGCCGGGCCGCCTCGTGCCCGGGCTATCCGCGCGTGTCGAAATCGATCTGGGGAGCGGCTCATGA
- a CDS encoding DUF3734 domain-containing protein encodes MLNVIREQTDPVPQPRNKALLPYDVVALVLQGGGALGAYQAGVYEGLHEAGIRPNWLAGISIGALNAAIIAGSPEDERVARLREFWETICAFSIEWPAGEGLANALPFAFDISSVRNALAAAKALVQGQSGFFKPRFPSPLWSPFSGDAATSFYDTAPLHQTLERLVDFDRLNSGEVRVSVGAVNVRTGNLTYFDTAERRLGPKHFMASGALPPGFPAVEIEGEHYWDGGVVSNTPLSRVLSGEPRDTLTFQIDLWSARGRVPYDLMEVSSRQKDIQYSSRTRAVTDQALRMQKMRQALQRTLEKLPASAKSDPELRAIADLARHRSYNIVHLIYQSKVYEGHSRDYEFGLSAMRAHWQSGLEDIRRTLADPRRLDPPAPEVGIVTHDIHRPE; translated from the coding sequence ATGCTGAACGTAATACGCGAGCAGACTGATCCTGTGCCGCAGCCGCGCAACAAGGCGCTGCTGCCTTATGATGTTGTCGCGCTGGTGCTGCAAGGCGGCGGCGCGCTTGGCGCCTACCAGGCAGGCGTCTATGAGGGCCTGCACGAAGCGGGCATCCGGCCGAACTGGCTGGCCGGCATCTCGATCGGCGCGCTTAACGCCGCCATCATCGCGGGCTCGCCGGAAGACGAGCGCGTCGCGCGGCTCCGCGAGTTCTGGGAGACCATCTGTGCCTTTTCGATAGAGTGGCCCGCCGGCGAAGGGCTGGCCAATGCCCTGCCCTTCGCGTTCGACATCAGTTCGGTGCGTAACGCGCTGGCGGCGGCGAAGGCGTTGGTCCAGGGCCAATCCGGCTTCTTCAAGCCGCGCTTCCCGTCGCCGCTCTGGTCGCCGTTCTCGGGCGATGCCGCGACCAGCTTCTACGATACGGCACCGCTACACCAGACCCTGGAGCGGCTCGTCGACTTCGATCGGTTGAACTCGGGCGAAGTGCGCGTCAGCGTCGGCGCGGTCAACGTCCGCACCGGCAACCTGACCTATTTCGACACCGCCGAACGCCGACTGGGGCCAAAACATTTTATGGCTTCCGGCGCGCTGCCGCCGGGATTCCCCGCCGTCGAAATCGAGGGTGAACACTATTGGGATGGCGGCGTTGTTTCGAACACGCCTCTCTCCCGCGTACTGTCCGGCGAGCCTCGCGATACGCTGACATTCCAGATCGATCTGTGGTCGGCCAGGGGCCGGGTTCCCTACGACCTGATGGAGGTGTCGAGCCGGCAGAAAGACATTCAATATTCAAGCCGCACCCGCGCCGTCACCGACCAGGCACTGCGGATGCAGAAGATGCGTCAGGCACTGCAACGAACCCTCGAGAAGCTGCCGGCGAGCGCAAAGAGCGATCCGGAACTCCGTGCGATCGCGGACCTCGCCCGCCATCGCTCCTACAACATCGTCCACCTGATCTATCAGTCCAAGGTCTATGAGGGCCATTCAAGGGACTACGAATTCGGGCTGAGTGCGATGCGTGCGCATTGGCAGAGCGGACTGGAAGACATCCGCCGCACGCTGGCCGATCCGCGGCGCCTGGATCCGCCGGCTCCCGAAGTCGGCATCGTCACGCACGACATCCATCGCCCGGAATGA
- a CDS encoding acetoacetate decarboxylase, which yields MKHETVRASAFAMPLTNPAFPAGPYRFVNREYFIIQYRTDPEALRRIVPEPLAITEPVVNYEFIRMPDSTGFGDYTESGQVIPVSYQGERGSFIHQMFLNDHPPIAGGRELWGFPKKLAEPKLAVETDTLVGTLNYGSVRIATGTMGYKHRALDAAAEARKLAGPNFLLKVIPHVDGTPRICELVRFHLEDITVKGAWTGPAALDLFSHALAPVAELPVLQVLSAKHVVADLTLGLGTVVHDYLAPNVAVRRRGSGSEILIEANAG from the coding sequence ATGAAACACGAGACTGTGCGCGCAAGCGCATTCGCCATGCCGCTGACGAACCCGGCCTTTCCCGCCGGCCCCTATCGCTTCGTCAACCGCGAATACTTCATCATCCAGTACCGAACCGATCCCGAAGCGTTGCGCCGTATCGTGCCGGAGCCGCTGGCGATCACCGAGCCCGTGGTGAATTACGAATTCATCCGCATGCCTGACTCCACCGGCTTCGGCGACTACACCGAAAGCGGCCAGGTCATCCCGGTGTCCTACCAGGGCGAGCGCGGCAGCTTCATCCACCAGATGTTTCTCAACGACCATCCGCCCATTGCAGGCGGGCGCGAGCTGTGGGGCTTTCCCAAGAAGCTCGCGGAGCCGAAGCTCGCGGTCGAGACCGACACGCTTGTCGGCACCTTGAACTACGGCTCGGTCCGCATCGCGACTGGCACCATGGGCTACAAGCACCGCGCGCTCGACGCCGCTGCCGAAGCCAGGAAGCTTGCCGGACCGAATTTCCTGCTCAAGGTCATCCCGCATGTCGACGGCACGCCGCGTATCTGCGAGCTGGTGCGCTTTCACCTCGAAGACATCACGGTGAAGGGCGCATGGACCGGGCCGGCCGCTCTGGATCTCTTCTCCCACGCCCTGGCCCCGGTCGCTGAGCTGCCGGTCCTTCAAGTGCTGTCGGCAAAGCACGTTGTCGCCGACCTGACGCTCGGGCTTGGCACCGTGGTCCACGACTATCTGGCCCCGAACGTGGCTGTACGGCGACGCGGCTCCGGGTCCGAAATCCTGATCGAAGCGAATGCCGGCTGA
- a CDS encoding TetR/AcrR family transcriptional regulator C-terminal domain-containing protein has protein sequence MTEGARNPALKKRVHEAGQATVTFELREFLSATNERGILSISDPQLYAEQLLGLLREPLYQALMLSPAMRQEGAAADRVRANIEGFIHGCASARDMIR, from the coding sequence ATGACCGAAGGTGCACGCAATCCTGCGCTCAAGAAGCGGGTGCACGAGGCGGGGCAAGCGACTGTCACATTCGAACTGCGGGAGTTTCTGTCGGCAACAAATGAGAGGGGGATTCTGTCGATATCGGACCCTCAGCTATACGCCGAGCAATTGCTGGGACTGCTGAGGGAACCGCTCTACCAGGCGCTCATGCTGAGTCCTGCAATGCGCCAGGAGGGAGCAGCCGCCGACCGCGTCAGGGCCAACATCGAAGGCTTCATTCATGGATGCGCGAGCGCGAGAGACATGATCCGATGA
- a CDS encoding SDR family NAD(P)-dependent oxidoreductase: MQSEKVVIVTGGSSGIGRAAALRFARQGDKVLVTGRRPGPIEETTAEHSNIAGLVADTASAEDARRTIAKAVEIWGRVDALVNNAGAGAILPLADTTADRVTDIFAVNVLGPSLLAAAALPHLRANRGTIVNVSSTFGHKPAAGLSHYAASKAALEHLTRCWALELAALGIRVNAVAAGPTESGALTGMMGLSLEQAAAIKEQERARIPLGRRGVPEDVAEWIVRLAGSASEWMTGQVIDVDGGLGLA, encoded by the coding sequence ATGCAGAGCGAGAAAGTAGTTATCGTCACAGGCGGCAGCTCCGGCATCGGACGGGCAGCGGCACTGCGCTTCGCCAGGCAAGGCGATAAGGTGCTCGTTACCGGCCGCCGTCCCGGCCCCATCGAGGAAACAACGGCCGAGCATTCGAACATCGCTGGCCTCGTTGCGGATACCGCCTCCGCCGAAGATGCCAGGCGCACGATCGCCAAGGCAGTCGAAATCTGGGGCAGAGTGGATGCCTTGGTCAACAATGCGGGCGCAGGCGCAATCCTTCCGCTGGCCGATACGACAGCCGACAGGGTCACGGACATCTTCGCCGTAAATGTGCTCGGCCCAAGTCTGCTCGCCGCTGCTGCTCTTCCTCACTTGAGGGCAAACCGGGGTACGATCGTCAACGTCTCGAGCACTTTCGGCCACAAGCCGGCGGCTGGGCTATCCCACTACGCAGCCAGCAAGGCTGCGTTGGAGCACTTGACCCGCTGCTGGGCGCTGGAGCTTGCAGCACTCGGCATACGGGTGAACGCCGTCGCGGCAGGCCCCACGGAATCAGGCGCGCTGACTGGCATGATGGGGCTCTCCCTCGAACAGGCCGCGGCAATCAAGGAACAGGAAAGAGCGCGCATACCGCTGGGACGACGCGGCGTTCCGGAAGATGTAGCCGAATGGATCGTGCGGCTTGCCGGCTCCGCTTCGGAATGGATGACAGGTCAGGTGATCGATGTCGATGGCGGCCTGGGATTGGCTTAG